One Panicum virgatum strain AP13 chromosome 3N, P.virgatum_v5, whole genome shotgun sequence DNA segment encodes these proteins:
- the LOC120666867 gene encoding serine/threonine-protein kinase Nek2-like: protein MDQYEVLEQIGKGAFGSALLVRHKVEKKKYVLKKIRLARQTDRTRRSAHQEMQLIATVRNPFIVEYKDSWVEKGCYVCIVIGYCEGGDMADAIKRANSNHFSEEKICKWLVQLLMALDYLHANHILHRDVKCSNIFIARDQSIRLGDFGLAKILTSDDLASSVVGTPSYMCPELLADIPYGTKSDIWSLGCCIYEMTALRPAFKAFDMQALINKITKSIVSPLPTRYSGAFRGLIKSMLRKSPEHRPSAAELLKHPHLQPYVLQVQLKSSPSRNMSPIYQSLTDKVKKMTFPCDITDSVRRRVARRNTLGNERTVTFCKPSPERNSVSSTRSIKEYTTTQSVKEFSIDSSQVDDEVTSKAIITKTSGILRTPKSTPAKTLTTRNRLDPPKTSYTRTNHSELSSRTPLNKSARTARRASLPLPTYGMPSSRTISILDRLDSPDVSVNAPRIDRIAEFPLASSEDPLAPINKLSPAPGHGLCSTPPSINRSITKDKYTVQVLHTGDGDNGSDSSGRNATAASSRGSNDSRLQRFDTSSFQQRAEALEGLLEFSAQLLQQERYEELGILLKPFGPEKASPRETAIWLTKSFKETTS from the exons ATGGATCAGTATGAGGTATTGGAGCAGATTGGAAAAGGAGCATTTGGTTCTGCACTGTTGGTGAGGCACaaggtggagaagaagaa GTATGTGCTCAAGAAGATTCGACTTGCGCGACAAACGGACCGAACTCGCAGGTCTGCACATCAGGAG ATGCAGCTTATTGCAACAGTCAGGAATCCATTTATCGTGGAGTACAAAGATTCATGGGTGGAAAAG GGTTGCTATGTTTGCATTGTTATAGGTTACTGTGAGGGAGGAGACAT GGCTGATGCTATCAAAAGAGCCAACAGTAACCATTTTTCTGAGGAG AAAATCTGCAAGTGGCTTGTGCAGCTTCTCATGGCTCTTGATTATTTGCACGCAAATCACATTCTTCATCGTGATGTGAAG TGCTCCAATATATTTATTGCCAGAGATCAAAGCATACGCCTTG GCGACTTTGGGCTTGCAAAAATATTGACTTCTGATGACCTTGCCTCTTCT GTGGTAGGAACACCAAGTTATATGTGCCCagaacttcttgctgatatACCATATGGTACCAAATCCGATATATGGTCCCTAG GATGTTGCATATATGAAATGACCGCTCTCAGGCCTGCATTCAAAGCTTTT GACATGCAAGCTCTGATTAACAAGATCACAAAGTCGATAGTGTCACCATTGCCCACAAGATATTCTGGTGCCTT TAGGGGGCTTATCAAGAGCATGCTACGGAAAAGTCCAGAACACAGACCAAGT GCTGCAGAACTGCTAAAGCATCCTCATCTTCAGCCTTATGTGCTTCAAGTCCAGTTGAAGTCTAGTCCTTCTCGCAACATGTCTCCAATCTACCAATCTTTGACAGACAAAGTTAAGAAGATGACATTTCCTTGCGATATAACTGATTCTGTGCGAAGAAGGGTGGCAAGAAGAAACACGTTAGGAAATGAGAGGACTGTAACATTCTGCAAACCATCTCCTGAGCGGAATTCTGTTAGCTCCACTCGGAGCATCAAAGAATATACAACTACACAGAGTGTCAAGGAGTTCTCCATCGACAGCAGTCAAGTTGATGATGAGGTTACCAGTAAAGCCATTATAACAAAGACATCAGGCATTCTAAGGACTCCCAAGAGTACTCCAGCCAAGACATTGACAACTAGGAATCGGCTGGACCCTCCAAAAACATCTTATACCAGAACAAACCACAGCGAG CTGTCCTCAAGAACACCTCTAAACAAAAGCGCCCGTACAGCTCGAAGAGCATCCCTCCCGCTGCCAACATATGGAATGCCTAGCAGCCGCACCATAAGCATCCTGGACCGGCTAGACTCCCCAGATGTGTCTGTCAATGCACCTCGAATTGACAGGATTGCAGAATTCCCTCTGGCTTCATCGGAGGACCCCTTGGCCCCCATCAACAAGCTCTCTCCAGCTCCTGGTCACGGTTTGTGCTCCACGCCTCCCTCCATCAACCGGTCGATCACCAAGGACAAGTACACTGTCCAGGTGCTGCACACCGGTGATGGGGACAACGGGAGCGACTCATCTGGGCGCAATGCTACTGCTGCATCAAGCAGAGGGTCCAACGACTCGAGGCTGCAGCGGTTCGACACCTCATCGTTCCAGCAGCGCGCGGAGGCGCTGGAGGGGCTGCTGGAGTTCAGCGCTCAGCTGCTGCAGCAGGAGCGGTACGAGGAGCTGGGAATCCTGCTGAAGCCATTCGGCCCTGAGAAGGCGTCCCCCAGGGAGACCGCCATCTGGCTCACCAAGAGCTTCAAGGAGACGACGTCATAG
- the LOC120666866 gene encoding protein ROOT HAIR DEFECTIVE 3 homolog 1-like, translating into MEESDAVGGVAVQLIDGEGEFAAEGAERFMAAAGVAGCGLSYAVVSIMGPQSSGKSTLLNQLFGTNFREMDAFRGRSQTTKGIWIARCVGVEPCTVVLDLEGTDGRERGEDDTAFEKQSALFALAISDIVLINMWCHDIGREQAANKPLLKTVFQVMMRLFSPRKTTLLFVIRDKTRTPLEHLEPVLREDIQKIWNSVPKPEAHKDTPIGEFFNVEVTALSSFEEKEEQFREQVQQLRQRFSNSITPGGLAGDRRGVVPASGFLFSSQQIWKVILENKDLDLPAHKVMVATVRCDEIANEKFGCITSDTEWLDLESAVQSGPVPGFGKKLGYIVDVHLQEYDKEAVYFDEAVRKGKRQHLESRIVNLVQPAFQKMLTHLRMKALEKFKTGLVSSLESGKSFAASVRDNTECSLKEFEQGCADAVIKQANWDCTKILEKVRRDIEDHALSVRESKLSELTAQAKEKLRKALAEPVGSLFDAADQTTWASIRNVYRRETEAILPEFLKTLCGFEMEYAPAEEMVSKLRDYARSVVESKAKDEASKVMIHMKERFTTVFSHDKDSIPRVWTGKEDVRAIAKDARSAALKLLSVMVGIRWDDEPDSIESILTSTLLEGSVVSKIASAASADPLASTTWEEIPPKQTMITPAQCKSLWKQFKAETEFTITQAVSTQQAHRRGNSRLPPPWAIVAMAVLGFNEIMTLLRNPIYLFLLFVGYLIVKALAVQLDVNREFQNGVVPGIISVSTKLLPTIQNLVNKVAAEQQAEHQHPQAAEPPQPQMQQPPPQMQPPPLLLSPRSPMSELRRLHMPSSPRKVGSPSPSSSSSSAVSSPRHVAEDQKPRPVVAGHENENESNSADSIV; encoded by the exons ATGGAGGAGAGCGACGCGGTGGGCGGGGTGGCGGTGCAGCtcatcgacggcgagggcgagtTCGCGGCCGAGGGGGCGGAGCGGTTCATGGCGGCCGCGGGCGTCGCCGGCTGCGGGCTCTCCTACGCCGTCGTCTCCATCATGGGGCCACAGAGCAGCG GAAAGAGTACCTTGTTGAACCAACTATTTGGAACCAACTTTAGGGAGATGGATGCATTCAGGGGAAG GAGCCAGACTACTAAAGGCATCTGGATAGCACGCTGTGTTGGTGTTGAGCCTTGTACTGTTGTGTTGGACCTGGAGGGTACCGatggaagagagagaggagag GATGACACTGCATTTGAAAAGCAAAGTGCGTTATTTGCTCTTGCAATTTCAGATATAGTTCTAATTAACAT GTGGTGCCATGATATCGGCCGCGAGCAAGCAGCCAATAAACCACTTCTAAAGACAGTATTTCAG GTCATGATGCGTTTGTTCAGTCCGCGAAAGACAACACTACTATTTGTTATACGTGATAAAACCAGG ACTCCACTTGAACATCTAGAGCCAGTTCTAAGGGAGGATATTCAAAAG ATATGGAACTCGGTTCCGAAGCCAGAGGCACACAAAGATACCCCTATTGGTGAATTTTTCAAT GTGGAAGTTACTGCACTGTCCAGTTTCGAAGAAAAAGAGGAACAGTTTAGAGAGCAG GTTCAACAACTTAGGCAGAGATTTTCAAATTCAATTACACCAGGAGGTCTTGCAGGTGATAGAAGAGGAGTAGTTCCTGCTTCAGGTTTTTTGTTTAGTTCACAACAGATTTGGAAAGTTATCCTAGAGAACAAGGATCTTGATCTTCCTGCTCACAAG GTAATGGTTGCTACAGTTCGGTGTGATGAAATTGCAAATGAGAAGTTTGGCTGCATAACCTCTGACACA GAATGGCTAGATCTGGAGAGTGCTGTCCAATCTGGTCCAGTACCTGGTTTTGGGAAAAAACTTGGCTATATTGTGGACGTTCACTTACAAGA GTATGACAAAGAAGCTGTCTATTTTGATGAAGCCGTTAGGAAAGGAAAACGACAACATTTGGAGTCCAGAATAGTGAAT CTTGTCCAACCTGCATTCCAGAAAATGTTGACTCATCTGCGCATGAAGGCTCTAGAAAAATTTAAAACTGGTCTTGTTTCATCTTTGGAGAGTGGAAAAAGTTTTGCAGCCTCGGTTCGAGACAACACAGAATGCTCTCTCAAAGAATTTGAACAAGGCTGTGCAG ATGCTGTAATCAAGCAGGCAAACTGGGACTGCACTAAAATACTGGAGAAAGTTCGGCGTGATATTGAAGACCATGCACTTTCAGTTCGTGAAAGCAAGCTATCAGAATTGACAGCCCAAGCTAAG GAGAAATTAAGAAAAGCACTTGCTGAACCTGTGGGGTCTCTTTTCGATGCCGCCGACCAAACAACCTGGGCATCAATAAGAAACGTTTACAGACGCGAGACCGAAGCCATCCTACCAGAGTTTCTGAAAACTCTGTGTGGGTTTGAGATGGAATATGCACCAGCAGAAGAAATGGTATCAAAATTAAGGGATTATGCCCGGAGTGTTGTGGAAAGTAAAGCTAAAGATGAAGCCAGCAAAGTAATGATCCATATGAAGGAGAG GTTCACAACAGTGTTTAGCCATGACAAGGATTCGATTCCAAGGGTCTGGACAGGAAAGGAAGATGTCCGTGCAATAGCAAAGGATGCTCGATCTGCG GCTCTCAAACTACTGTCTGTAATGGTGGGCATTCGTTGGGATGACGAACCGGATAGCATCGAAAGCATCCTCACTTCAACACTTCTGGAAGGCTCTGTTGTATCAAAGATTGCAAGTGCCGCTTCTGCTGATCCACTTGCTTCTACTACTTGGGAAGAG ATTCCCCCAAAGCAGACAATGATTACTCCTGCTCAGTGCAAGTCACTGTGGAAGCAGTTTAAAGCCGAAACTGAGTTCACCATTACACAAGCAGTATCCACCCAG CAAGCTCACAGGCGCGGTAATAGTAGACTGCCTCCTCCTTGGGCAATTGTTGCCATGGCTGTTCTTGGTTTCAATGAGATCATGACGCTTCTGAG GAATCCTATTTATCTTTTCTTGCTATTTGTGGGTTACTTGATAGTTAAAGCTTTGGCGGTGCAGCTAGATGTCAACAGAGAATTCCAAAATGGGGTG GTTCCTGGGATCATCTCTGTGTCGACAAAGCTCCTGCCGACGATACAAAACCTGGTGAACAAAGTGGCAGCCGAACAGCAAGCGGAGCACCAGCACCCTCAGGCCGCCGAGCCCCCGCAGCCGCAGATgcagcaaccaccgccacagatgcagccaccgccgctgctcctGAGCCCGAGAAGCCCCATGAGCGAGCTTCGGAGGCTGCACATGCCGTCGAGCCCACGCAAGGTAggctcgccgtcgccatccTCATCGTCGTCCTCCGCGGTGTCCTCTCCTAGGCACGTCGCCGAGGACCAGAAGCCAAGGCCGGTGGTGGCAGGGCACGAGAACGAGAACGAGTCCAACAGCGCTGACTCCATAGTATGA